In Gammaproteobacteria bacterium, a single window of DNA contains:
- a CDS encoding isopenicillin N synthase family oxygenase, with protein MTTVLEQSTQSKKTNFDDIPVVDIGSLVDGSDIDSVANKLRFVCENIGFLYVKNHGVEQKLIDDMFNITQQFFSLPIAEKNKIHIKNSNLTLRGYIGMYEENVDPENTKDYKECYDMGAETPSNIPFFGKNFFPTDTMPQFSEIATKYHDAMLDLGLKLARGIARSLDLPLNFFDDRMTQPITIQRLLHYPPQSGKINIQKMGIGAHTDYGFLTILCQDNIGGLQVLNHNQEWISAPPVDGTFIINIGDLIQTLTGGLYVSTTHRVINASGQERYSMPFFMDMDFNALIDVVPTRKNFTTETVEPYLCGHHKFSRFADSYAHLENIDINDVLSNYDRA; from the coding sequence ATGACAACAGTATTAGAACAGTCGACCCAAAGCAAAAAAACTAATTTCGACGATATTCCCGTGGTAGATATCGGCTCATTGGTTGATGGTTCAGACATTGATTCGGTAGCAAATAAATTACGCTTTGTTTGTGAAAACATTGGCTTTTTATATGTGAAAAATCACGGCGTTGAACAAAAGTTAATTGACGACATGTTTAACATTACCCAACAATTTTTTTCACTGCCCATTGCAGAAAAAAATAAAATACATATCAAAAACTCTAACCTGACTTTGCGCGGGTATATCGGCATGTACGAAGAGAATGTTGATCCCGAAAATACCAAAGATTACAAAGAGTGTTATGACATGGGGGCTGAAACACCATCAAACATCCCCTTTTTTGGTAAAAACTTTTTTCCCACCGATACCATGCCCCAATTTAGTGAGATTGCGACAAAGTACCACGATGCCATGTTAGATTTAGGGTTAAAGTTAGCGCGAGGAATTGCTCGTTCATTGGATTTACCACTCAACTTTTTTGACGATAGAATGACCCAGCCGATCACGATCCAACGGCTGTTACATTACCCACCGCAAAGCGGAAAGATTAACATTCAAAAGATGGGCATTGGAGCACATACCGATTATGGTTTTCTGACCATCTTATGCCAAGATAATATTGGTGGGCTGCAAGTACTTAATCACAATCAAGAATGGATTAGTGCCCCGCCAGTCGATGGTACATTTATTATTAACATTGGCGATTTAATTCAAACCTTAACCGGGGGTTTGTATGTTTCGACCACGCATCGCGTTATCAACGCGAGCGGGCAAGAGCGATATTCAATGCCATTTTTCATGGATATGGACTTTAACGCGCTGATCGATGTAGTGCCAACCCGCAAAAACTTCACCACAGAAACAGTCGAACCATACCTCTGTGGACATCATAAATTCTCACGATTCGCAGACAGTTACGCCCACCTTGAAAACATTGATATAAATGATGTTTTAAGCAACTATGACCGTGCTTAA
- a CDS encoding DMT family transporter, with product MANSRVSQAGAASDNTYLKGYLLVLAAAFSYGLQPYFAFFAYSDGATPIGLLLARFCLANLMLLLWLRIKKIALPRGKEFGQYLLIGLGYAGAALGYYTASQSTSISLAVILMFSFPAFVGLYSIFVLKQSVKPMRICAMLLAFFGVLLAAGNNFKGDISGVVWALFAAISYGSAIIYGAHKASATQPLAAAWVILLGGVGTFICAGLLQDVSFPQSLTGWIAVVGLALFATIVPIVCFISGSPSIGAANAATLSNLEPVVAIAIAVLLVGESLTWSTVLGGVLVLIAASALAKQP from the coding sequence ATGGCTAATTCACGTGTGAGTCAGGCTGGCGCTGCTAGCGATAATACTTATTTAAAAGGTTATCTATTGGTGTTGGCGGCGGCTTTTAGCTATGGCTTGCAACCTTATTTCGCTTTTTTTGCTTACAGTGATGGCGCGACTCCCATTGGTTTGTTGCTTGCTCGATTCTGTTTGGCCAACCTGATGTTGCTGCTGTGGTTGCGGATTAAAAAAATTGCGTTGCCACGCGGCAAAGAATTTGGCCAATACCTCTTGATCGGATTAGGTTACGCCGGCGCTGCGCTAGGTTATTACACCGCCAGCCAAAGCACTTCGATAAGTTTGGCGGTAATTTTGATGTTTTCATTCCCCGCTTTTGTCGGCTTATACAGTATTTTTGTCCTGAAGCAGTCGGTAAAACCGATGCGAATTTGTGCAATGTTACTGGCTTTTTTCGGGGTGTTACTTGCTGCTGGTAATAACTTTAAAGGTGATATCAGTGGGGTTGTTTGGGCTTTATTTGCCGCGATTAGCTATGGTTCTGCCATAATTTATGGCGCTCACAAAGCGAGTGCCACCCAACCTTTGGCTGCCGCTTGGGTTATTTTGTTGGGGGGTGTTGGCACCTTTATCTGCGCCGGATTATTGCAAGATGTAAGCTTTCCACAAAGCCTGACTGGCTGGATAGCCGTCGTTGGGCTCGCTTTATTTGCCACCATAGTACCTATTGTTTGTTTTATCAGTGGCTCACCTAGCATAGGTGCGGCAAACGCAGCGACACTTTCTAATTTAGAACCCGTTGTTGCTATAGCGATTGCGGTGTTACTGGTCGGCGAGTCTTTAACTTGGAGCACCGTCTTGGGCGGCGTATTGGTGTTAATCGCCGCGAGCGCGCTAGCGAAACAGCCATAA
- the proV gene encoding glycine betaine/L-proline ABC transporter ATP-binding protein ProV → MAQNQEILSIKNIYKVFGKQPEKAMKMLSEGATKDQIFAQTGQTVGVLDASFSVNRGEIFVIMGLSGSGKSTMVRLLNRLIEPTAGSITLNGIDITNLNDQELLQIRRKEMSMVFQSFALMPHMSVIDNAAFGLDISGVEKKEANRRAQAALDQVGLSGYSDSYPHQLSGGMQQRVGLARALTNDPTILLMDEAFSALDPLIRHEMQGELIRLQKEQQRTIIFISHDLDEAIRIGDRIAIMEGGRVVQVGTPQELMQNPADDYVETFFKGVDVTKILKAGDIACRDSVVTQNVDKPLTIDVTSNQGFVYLTNGQQQLKHVVAVQDIELDDTGKATNGLSKSHCQINVDMPLKELIKSVADSPYPVPVVNADGCFFGVISKDILLQTLGQH, encoded by the coding sequence ATGGCGCAAAATCAAGAGATTCTGTCGATTAAAAATATCTACAAGGTATTCGGTAAGCAACCCGAAAAAGCCATGAAGATGTTAAGTGAGGGAGCGACTAAAGATCAAATATTTGCTCAGACCGGTCAGACCGTTGGGGTGTTAGACGCCAGCTTTAGCGTCAATCGCGGTGAGATATTTGTGATTATGGGGCTATCAGGCTCAGGGAAGTCGACTATGGTGCGCCTGCTTAACCGATTAATCGAGCCAACCGCCGGTAGCATTACCCTAAACGGCATCGATATTACTAACCTCAACGATCAAGAACTACTGCAGATTAGGCGCAAAGAAATGAGCATGGTGTTTCAGTCTTTCGCTTTGATGCCACACATGTCGGTGATCGACAACGCCGCTTTTGGTTTAGATATTTCAGGTGTTGAGAAAAAAGAGGCCAATAGACGTGCTCAAGCGGCGCTGGATCAGGTTGGTCTTAGCGGGTACAGCGACAGCTATCCACATCAGCTGTCGGGCGGTATGCAACAGCGAGTTGGTTTAGCACGGGCGTTGACCAACGATCCAACAATTTTGTTAATGGATGAAGCATTTTCCGCGTTAGATCCATTGATTAGGCACGAAATGCAAGGCGAATTAATTCGACTGCAAAAAGAGCAACAACGCACCATTATCTTCATTTCTCACGATCTCGATGAAGCTATCCGCATTGGCGACCGAATTGCGATTATGGAAGGTGGCCGGGTTGTTCAAGTGGGCACACCGCAAGAGTTGATGCAAAACCCTGCTGATGACTATGTTGAAACCTTTTTTAAAGGTGTTGATGTGACCAAAATTCTCAAAGCCGGGGACATTGCCTGCCGTGATAGCGTCGTTACTCAAAATGTCGATAAACCGTTAACCATTGACGTTACTTCGAATCAAGGATTTGTCTATCTGACTAATGGTCAGCAGCAGCTAAAGCATGTGGTGGCGGTGCAAGATATTGAACTAGACGACACAGGAAAAGCCACCAATGGGCTGAGTAAATCACACTGTCAAATCAACGTTGATATGCCATTAAAAGAGCTAATCAAAAGCGTGGCAGACAGTCCGTATCCGGTACCAGTTGTTAATGCAGACGGTTGTTTCTTTGG
- a CDS encoding hybrid-cluster NAD(P)-dependent oxidoreductase, which yields MKPFNTADFLNPVATKTWGNGRHPVQCVKVIRETSDVTTFTFGMSQPILFFFKPGQFVTLELEIEGERIMRSYTISSSPSIPYSFSITVKRVEGGLVSNWLADNLKTGDQLAVHGPTGQFNCMDFPADKVLMLSGGVGITPVMSMARWWFDTDSEVDMVFVHSARTPADIIYARELEYMSTRIDNFQLHLICERTNIGEAWAGYRGYLNEPMLKLIAPDFFEREIFCCGPAVYMTAVRNLLVAIGFDMQHYHEESFGATPKDDAKDAEQHAIAADEAQVSGDKVSVYFSQSDISVEIIKGSNLNEAANAAGVNIAKACGMGICGACRIKVSAGDYDMQHNGGITTDEEEQGYVLSCCTSVMSNLKVEY from the coding sequence ATGAAACCATTTAATACTGCCGATTTTTTAAATCCAGTTGCCACCAAAACCTGGGGCAATGGTCGCCACCCAGTACAATGTGTCAAAGTCATTCGCGAAACCAGCGATGTTACGACCTTCACCTTTGGTATGAGTCAGCCGATCTTATTCTTTTTTAAACCCGGTCAATTTGTCACACTTGAGTTAGAAATTGAAGGCGAGCGGATAATGCGCTCATATACCATATCTAGCTCTCCTTCTATTCCTTATAGCTTTTCAATTACGGTCAAACGCGTTGAAGGCGGACTGGTGTCCAATTGGTTAGCGGATAACTTAAAAACCGGCGACCAACTTGCTGTTCATGGCCCGACAGGCCAATTTAACTGCATGGATTTTCCGGCTGACAAAGTATTAATGCTCTCTGGTGGTGTCGGCATTACTCCGGTGATGTCGATGGCACGTTGGTGGTTTGATACCGATTCTGAAGTCGATATGGTGTTTGTGCACAGCGCCCGCACCCCTGCTGACATCATTTACGCCCGCGAACTGGAATACATGTCGACTCGGATCGATAATTTTCAACTGCATTTAATATGTGAGCGCACCAATATTGGCGAAGCGTGGGCCGGTTATCGCGGTTACCTTAATGAACCGATGCTGAAATTAATAGCGCCTGATTTTTTCGAGCGAGAAATTTTTTGTTGTGGCCCTGCCGTTTACATGACTGCGGTGCGAAATTTATTAGTCGCCATCGGCTTTGACATGCAGCACTACCATGAAGAATCTTTTGGCGCCACGCCCAAAGATGATGCTAAAGACGCCGAGCAGCACGCAATTGCAGCTGACGAAGCACAGGTAAGCGGCGATAAAGTGTCGGTTTATTTTAGCCAATCAGATATCAGCGTCGAGATAATCAAAGGCAGTAATTTAAACGAGGCCGCCAATGCGGCTGGGGTTAACATCGCTAAAGCTTGTGGCATGGGGATCTGCGGGGCTTGCCGCATAAAAGTAAGTGCTGGCGACTATGACATGCAACACAATGGCGGGATCACAACCGATGAAGAGGAGCAAGGTTATGTGCTCTCGTGTTGCACCAGTGTCATGAGCAATCTCAAGGTCGAGTATTAA
- a CDS encoding aldehyde dehydrogenase — protein MSDLLTLEAYQAIAASLKPAGNSFIAGEFRPASNGETITVTNPATGAVITELAACTKQDVDYAVKQARDVFDSGSWSKAHPSERKKVLLELCKLIELNANELAVLESIDSGKPICDCVEIDIPEIINTISWHAELIDKIYDQTAPVGSNAVAMIVREPIGVVGAVLPWNFPILMLAWKIAPALAAGCSMVVKPAVQTSLTALRVAELAIEAGLPAGVLNIVTGTGPVIGEAIGSHMDVDMLTFTGSTVTGRRFLHYSADSNIKEVVLELGGKNPCIVLDDAEGLDNVAEQVVAAAFWNMGENCSAGSRLIVQQGIKDQLMSKIKAHALEWKTGNPLDPANQLGALIDQNHFNKVCSYLDNAKNDGHDLVLGGDSVDGVYVMPTIYDNVKNSDRLAREEIFGPVLSVITVATYEEAIAVANDTDYGLAASVFTADAKRSLRAAQAIKAGTVTVNCFGEGDITTPFGGYKQSGFGGRDNSIHAHDQFTQLKTIWLDLSDHAVDGNID, from the coding sequence ATGAGTGACCTATTAACGCTTGAAGCATATCAAGCAATTGCAGCGTCTTTAAAGCCTGCTGGTAATAGCTTTATTGCGGGCGAATTTCGCCCCGCCAGCAACGGTGAAACAATCACCGTAACTAACCCAGCAACTGGCGCTGTCATTACTGAACTCGCGGCCTGTACTAAACAAGACGTCGATTACGCCGTTAAACAAGCCCGCGACGTCTTTGACAGTGGCAGCTGGAGCAAAGCACACCCAAGTGAGCGTAAAAAAGTGCTGCTTGAGCTGTGCAAACTCATCGAGCTTAACGCCAATGAACTCGCGGTATTAGAGTCTATCGATTCGGGCAAGCCAATTTGCGACTGTGTTGAAATCGATATTCCAGAAATTATTAATACCATTAGTTGGCATGCTGAGCTAATTGACAAAATTTATGACCAAACGGCACCCGTTGGCTCGAATGCTGTTGCCATGATCGTGCGCGAACCGATTGGCGTAGTGGGCGCGGTATTACCTTGGAACTTTCCTATTTTAATGCTCGCTTGGAAAATAGCCCCAGCACTGGCTGCAGGTTGTTCTATGGTCGTAAAACCGGCCGTGCAAACTTCATTAACCGCTCTACGTGTCGCCGAACTCGCGATTGAAGCAGGCCTGCCCGCCGGTGTATTAAACATAGTTACTGGCACTGGCCCAGTTATTGGAGAAGCCATTGGCAGCCACATGGATGTCGACATGCTGACCTTTACTGGTTCAACAGTCACAGGCCGTCGTTTTCTGCATTACTCAGCCGATTCCAACATTAAAGAAGTGGTGCTTGAGCTTGGCGGAAAAAATCCATGCATTGTGCTTGATGATGCTGAAGGTCTCGATAACGTCGCAGAGCAAGTCGTTGCCGCGGCGTTTTGGAACATGGGCGAAAATTGTTCGGCCGGCTCGCGCTTAATCGTGCAGCAAGGCATTAAAGACCAGCTAATGAGCAAAATTAAAGCACATGCGCTGGAGTGGAAAACCGGTAACCCACTTGATCCAGCCAATCAATTGGGCGCATTAATCGACCAGAATCATTTTAATAAAGTGTGCAGCTATTTAGACAACGCCAAAAACGACGGTCACGATTTAGTACTTGGTGGTGACTCAGTCGATGGCGTTTATGTGATGCCAACAATTTATGACAACGTCAAAAATAGCGACCGCTTGGCCCGAGAAGAAATATTTGGCCCTGTGCTGAGTGTTATCACAGTCGCAACCTATGAAGAAGCAATAGCTGTCGCTAATGATACTGACTACGGCTTAGCGGCCAGCGTATTTACCGCTGACGCCAAACGTTCATTACGCGCGGCTCAGGCCATAAAAGCGGGTACGGTCACGGTTAATTGTTTTGGTGAAGGTGACATTACAACGCCTTTTGGCGGCTATAAACAGTCGGGGTTTGGCGGACGCGATAATTCAATTCATGCCCATGATCAATTTACCCAACTCAAAACCATTTGGCTCGATCTTAGTGACCATGCCGTCGATGGCAACATCGATTAA
- a CDS encoding dihydrodipicolinate synthase family protein produces the protein MHFEGIYTPVITPFSANQAIDYDAFSAQVQYLVDAGVQGLMVGGTTGEYYVESHQERVKLLEISKQIAGDKCIVIFGTGSIDPTASIKLAEDGAKYGADVLLVATPPYSLPTQHELALHALSIDSAADLPIMLYNYPDRMGINMEAEFLDAISQSSNFQAIKESSGDINRLHMLANDYPHLQAACGMDDQALEFFAWGAKSWVCAGSNFLPHEHLALYRACVIENDFNQARRIMAAMMPLMSVLEQGGKFIQSVKYGVTLSGRTGGEMRLPLHGLNDNDQQAMTEVVTTLKTTIAEIVAEKSPQEALA, from the coding sequence ATGCATTTTGAAGGTATTTACACCCCGGTAATTACACCATTTTCAGCCAACCAAGCCATAGACTACGACGCCTTTAGCGCGCAAGTTCAATACTTAGTTGACGCAGGCGTTCAAGGATTAATGGTCGGCGGCACCACTGGTGAATACTATGTCGAGAGTCACCAAGAACGCGTTAAACTGCTCGAAATATCTAAGCAAATTGCGGGCGATAAATGCATTGTCATTTTTGGTACGGGTTCGATCGACCCTACAGCATCAATTAAGTTAGCCGAAGACGGCGCTAAGTATGGCGCCGACGTATTACTCGTTGCCACACCGCCCTACTCGTTGCCCACTCAGCACGAGTTAGCACTGCACGCGCTAAGCATAGACAGCGCGGCCGACCTACCAATTATGCTTTACAACTACCCAGATCGCATGGGAATTAACATGGAAGCTGAGTTTCTCGATGCAATCTCGCAATCTAGCAATTTTCAAGCGATTAAAGAAAGCTCTGGCGATATCAACCGATTGCACATGTTAGCCAATGATTACCCGCATCTTCAAGCCGCCTGTGGCATGGACGATCAAGCGTTAGAGTTTTTCGCTTGGGGCGCTAAAAGCTGGGTCTGCGCTGGCTCAAACTTTTTACCCCATGAACACTTAGCGCTGTATCGTGCCTGTGTGATTGAAAACGATTTCAATCAGGCACGCCGCATTATGGCAGCCATGATGCCGCTAATGTCAGTGCTAGAGCAAGGCGGTAAATTTATTCAAAGCGTTAAGTACGGCGTCACCTTATCGGGGCGTACTGGCGGTGAAATGCGCCTGCCATTGCACGGCTTAAATGACAACGACCAGCAAGCAATGACTGAGGTTGTCACCACCCTAAAAACCACTATCGCCGAGATCGTGGCAGAAAAATCTCCGCAGGAGGCTTTAGCATGA
- a CDS encoding aromatic ring-hydroxylating dioxygenase subunit alpha: protein MSTQTTTLELIRQRKPRHALSRELYRNEEVYRQDLAQIWHRDWIFAGHSFEIEKAGDYITLQIGDYPVVIVRADDGKINAFHNACRHRGSRICSAAKGKSAKLVCPYHKWTFGLDGKLLFAGNMGENFVNNEHNLQPVHCEVIHSYIYVCVADQASDFSAFSRDVGPFIQPHNLEQGKVAFESNIVEKGNWKLVFENNRECFHCDANHPELLNAFVENLSVAGVGGEDDPELVAHWDKCEAAGFPSRLVMDENGRYRMTRIPLSDGAVSYTMDGQPGVNTRMDDSDVADLGALLYFKYPSTWNHFLGDHALSFRILPLSSGETLVTTKWIVAKDAVEGVDYDLDRLTKVWLATNNQDLQLVEETFRGVSSPAYIPGPFSDVAENGVCQFVDWYCELMEQRLTEDKTQF, encoded by the coding sequence ATGAGCACTCAAACTACTACATTGGAGTTAATCCGCCAGCGTAAGCCGCGCCATGCACTCAGCCGAGAGCTCTATCGAAACGAAGAAGTTTATCGACAAGATCTGGCCCAAATTTGGCATCGTGACTGGATTTTTGCTGGGCACAGTTTTGAAATTGAAAAGGCTGGTGACTATATTACGCTGCAAATTGGTGATTATCCGGTGGTGATTGTGCGTGCAGATGACGGCAAAATTAATGCGTTTCACAATGCATGTCGTCACCGTGGCTCGCGAATTTGCTCGGCAGCTAAAGGCAAAAGTGCCAAGTTAGTATGCCCTTATCACAAGTGGACGTTTGGTCTCGATGGCAAACTGTTGTTTGCGGGTAATATGGGCGAAAACTTTGTTAACAATGAGCATAATCTACAACCTGTCCACTGCGAAGTCATCCATAGCTATATTTATGTTTGTGTCGCTGATCAGGCCTCTGATTTTTCTGCTTTTAGTCGCGATGTTGGGCCTTTTATTCAACCGCATAATTTAGAGCAGGGCAAGGTTGCTTTTGAATCTAATATCGTTGAAAAAGGCAACTGGAAGTTAGTGTTCGAAAATAATCGTGAATGCTTTCACTGTGACGCTAATCATCCTGAATTGCTGAACGCTTTTGTTGAAAATCTCTCTGTTGCTGGGGTAGGAGGTGAAGATGATCCTGAGTTAGTCGCTCATTGGGATAAATGCGAAGCAGCTGGCTTTCCTAGCCGATTGGTGATGGATGAAAACGGTCGTTATCGCATGACCCGTATTCCGTTGTCTGATGGCGCAGTTAGCTACACGATGGATGGTCAGCCGGGCGTTAATACCAGAATGGACGATTCTGATGTTGCAGATCTCGGGGCGTTGCTTTATTTCAAATACCCTTCCACTTGGAACCACTTTTTGGGTGACCACGCGCTCAGTTTTCGCATCCTGCCTTTGAGCAGTGGTGAAACGTTAGTGACCACCAAATGGATCGTCGCCAAAGATGCTGTTGAGGGCGTTGATTATGATTTAGATCGCTTAACCAAAGTTTGGCTCGCAACCAATAATCAAGATTTACAGTTGGTAGAAGAGACTTTCCGCGGTGTTAGTTCACCCGCCTATATCCCTGGGCCTTTTTCAGACGTTGCCGAAAACGGGGTTTGCCAGTTTGTAGATTGGTATTGTGAGTTAATGGAGCAACGACTCACCGAAGATAAAACGCAATTCTAA
- a CDS encoding FAD-binding oxidoreductase: MTKNINVTRIPQETGTAGWKALLGDNQTDFAKLTADIDTDWLVIGAGFAGIAAAQRLSQLVPAHERIVMIDACQLAEGPAGRNSGYMIDLPHDLNSNTYAGANEADLKQIRFNRYAIEFAATMAKQYAMPEQVFSRSGKVTAAASERGLKQLESYSCHLDKLNESYTLYDAKKMQQWTGSDYYQQGLFTPGAVTIQPAAFIQTAATGLSARVDIFQQTAVVAIEPGKPHKVKTANHTIKAKKIILAVNGHLESFGYLKRRLLHVCTYASMTQALNDDQLSRLGGSPDWGVLPADPMGTTVRKISNYQGSGDRLTVRNHFTFNPKMVIDQRDINSIVKMHDKAFAARFPMLGDVAMEHRWGGRLCLSLNSVPAFGEVDPGIYSAACQNGLGTVKGTLSGMLAAELAVLGNTELVTEYSSYDRPSILPPEPFLSLGVKANLAFKEKLAGKEL; this comes from the coding sequence ATGACCAAAAACATTAATGTCACTCGCATTCCCCAAGAAACAGGCACTGCAGGCTGGAAAGCGCTACTTGGTGACAACCAGACTGATTTTGCCAAATTAACTGCTGATATCGACACTGACTGGCTAGTGATAGGGGCAGGTTTTGCCGGTATTGCAGCGGCGCAGCGCCTGAGTCAGCTGGTGCCGGCTCACGAACGAATTGTGATGATCGATGCCTGCCAATTAGCCGAAGGACCTGCCGGGCGAAACAGCGGTTACATGATCGATTTACCCCATGACTTAAATTCGAATACCTATGCTGGTGCCAACGAAGCAGACTTAAAGCAAATACGTTTTAACCGCTATGCTATCGAGTTCGCTGCCACCATGGCTAAACAATACGCCATGCCTGAACAAGTATTTTCTCGTAGCGGCAAAGTGACTGCAGCCGCCAGCGAGCGCGGATTAAAACAACTTGAAAGTTATAGTTGCCATTTAGATAAGCTCAATGAGAGCTATACCTTATACGACGCAAAAAAAATGCAGCAATGGACTGGCAGCGATTATTACCAACAGGGTCTGTTTACGCCAGGCGCAGTGACAATACAACCCGCTGCATTTATCCAAACTGCAGCGACCGGGCTCAGCGCTCGGGTTGATATTTTTCAGCAAACGGCTGTCGTTGCGATCGAACCCGGCAAACCTCATAAAGTAAAAACGGCCAATCATACGATAAAAGCTAAAAAAATCATTCTAGCGGTCAATGGCCATCTTGAATCGTTCGGTTACTTAAAGCGCCGACTGCTGCATGTTTGCACCTACGCGTCGATGACTCAGGCATTAAACGATGATCAATTAAGCCGCCTAGGCGGTAGCCCTGATTGGGGCGTGCTGCCTGCTGATCCAATGGGCACGACGGTCCGCAAAATCTCTAACTATCAGGGTTCGGGTGACCGCCTCACGGTGCGCAACCATTTTACGTTTAACCCCAAAATGGTTATTGATCAGCGTGACATCAATTCGATTGTAAAAATGCACGATAAAGCTTTTGCCGCCCGCTTTCCAATGCTTGGCGACGTTGCCATGGAGCACCGCTGGGGGGGACGACTTTGTTTGTCATTAAACTCAGTGCCAGCATTTGGCGAAGTGGATCCTGGCATTTATTCGGCCGCTTGCCAAAACGGTTTAGGCACGGTAAAAGGGACGCTATCTGGCATGCTGGCGGCAGAGTTAGCCGTTCTAGGCAATACCGAGCTAGTCACCGAATATAGTAGTTATGATCGACCTTCAATATTACCACCTGAGCCCTTTTTATCGCTCGGTGTTAAAGCCAATTTAGCCTTTAAAGAAAAGTTAGCAGGTAAAGAACTTTAA
- a CDS encoding LysR family transcriptional regulator has product MVKHVDPDQILVKMPSLRAIKSFVAAAKYQNFTRAAEALCVTQAAVSRQIRELEASLDVKLFRRAGRAVELTPAGSIFFDACYLSFVNIAQAAQRIQYDHSARQELCICCTPAFATFWLSDRLPDFIATHPNIDINLVTTNNFLHMEPGVKPDVYINKSSDPREGYHGIALFYDLIYPVCTPQYLADHPQLTNLESLQQATLLNLSPYGRSQVSEHIDWGVWFSLQNKELPPADPLNHNMPNSNDYNMLIKMTLNHQGVCLGWQHLVGSLLAEGKLVRIGQFEACLQEKRHYLSYAADKEANSALKDFKLWMLAQVQDEPTSVVPNNQTTD; this is encoded by the coding sequence ATGGTTAAACATGTCGATCCAGATCAGATCTTGGTGAAAATGCCTTCGCTTAGAGCAATCAAGTCCTTTGTCGCCGCCGCAAAATATCAAAATTTTACTCGCGCAGCAGAAGCCTTATGCGTTACTCAAGCGGCGGTAAGTCGCCAGATCAGAGAACTAGAAGCTAGCCTAGACGTTAAACTGTTTCGGCGCGCAGGCCGAGCTGTCGAACTAACACCAGCTGGCAGTATTTTTTTTGATGCTTGTTATTTGTCATTCGTCAATATTGCGCAAGCGGCGCAACGTATTCAATATGATCATTCGGCCCGCCAAGAATTATGCATCTGCTGCACGCCAGCATTCGCTACTTTTTGGCTGTCAGATCGGCTGCCAGACTTTATCGCCACCCACCCTAACATCGATATAAATTTAGTAACAACTAACAATTTTTTGCATATGGAACCGGGGGTTAAGCCCGACGTTTATATTAACAAAAGCAGCGATCCGCGCGAGGGTTACCACGGCATAGCATTATTTTACGATTTAATTTATCCGGTTTGCACGCCTCAATATTTAGCTGACCATCCGCAGTTAACCAACCTCGAATCATTGCAACAGGCCACCCTGCTTAACTTGAGCCCTTACGGTCGCTCACAAGTCTCTGAGCATATCGACTGGGGGGTGTGGTTTTCACTACAAAACAAAGAATTACCACCAGCAGATCCGTTAAACCATAACATGCCAAATTCCAATGATTACAATATGTTAATAAAAATGACCCTTAATCATCAAGGTGTCTGTCTCGGCTGGCAGCATTTAGTCGGTTCACTGCTAGCCGAAGGAAAACTAGTACGTATTGGTCAATTTGAAGCGTGCCTGCAAGAAAAACGGCACTACCTAAGTTACGCCGCAGACAAAGAAGCTAATTCAGCATTAAAAGATTTTAAACTGTGGATGTTAGCGCAGGTTCAAGATGAACCCACCTCTGTAGTGCCTAATAACCAAACAACTGACTAA